The genome window GAAGCCGTTGCCCAGGTTGCCGCGCACGGCCAGGTCGGGCAGCAGGCTGTAGCGGGCGGCTAGCTTGCCACTCACGTTGTTGCCAAAATCGGAGTACCGCTCGGCCCTACCTGCCACGCTTACCAGCAGCTTTTCCGTGATGTCACTTTCCAAATCCAGATAGCCAGCCACGTTGGTACGGGTGCGGTTGGTAGCGTCCTGGGGTTTGTAGCCGGGGAAGCCCTGGGCTCCGAAGGCAGCGCGGGCCCCGTTCACGGTGCGGGTGCCGGCCAGGTAGGAGCCTTCCTCACCGGCCTCAATCTCAAATATATCCGTCCGGAATTCCCCCCCGAAAGCCACGTTCAGCGTGCTCAGGGCGGGCACGCTGGTAAACTTGCGCGAGAAGCCCAAGTTCACGGTGTTCTGCTGAAATGTGAGCGTGCCGGCGTAAAACGCCGTGGGGCTAGTGCCCTGGGGCAAAGAAGCGTTCAGCGTATTCGTGACGTCGTAGCGGAGGCTATTACGGCCGTACGTATTGCTCAGATCGGCGGCGAAGCCTAGCACCGTGCCGCGCACCCCCGTAATCAAGGAGGCGTCATCGACGGTGCTGTTAATGAAGGGCAGGTAGCCGTTCGGGTAGATGGTCAGGTCGCTTTGGGTAGCTTGGTTGGGTAGGCGGTAAAGAGCGCCGGCCCGGCCGGTGCGGCGGGTTAGGCCGCCCGTCACGTAAGCTTCCAGCCCCAGGCTCGGGGCCAAAGTATAGGCCGCGTTCAGGAAGCCCCCGTAGGTCCGGACGTCGGAGCTACCCACCCGGATGTTGCGGCGGTTGAAGCCGCGCTCGGCTACCAGGGCATCGTCCTGAGCTTTCAACTCCCGCTTTTGCTGGTCGGTGAGGCCGCTGGGGTAGTTGCCGCCGCTGCCTAGGTAAATTAGTGGGGCCGTATCGGGGCGGCTGCGGTCTACGAAGCTACGGTTACTGAACTGCCCGCTCACGTTCACAAAGCCCCGGCGTCCGAGCCCAAAGCCGGCATTGGCATCAGCCTGCACCAATTCCCCGTCGCCTTCCACTGTCTGGCCCACGGTGCTGCTGGCAAATACGCCGGTGGTGTCGTCCTTAAGTTGGATGTTGATAACGCCGGCAATGGCATCGGAGCCGTACTGAGCCGCCGCGCCTTCGCGTAACACCTCAATGCGTTTGATGGCTGCGGGCGGAATAACGTTCATATCAGTGCCCACGGAGCCCCGACCGGGCGTGCCGTTAATGTTCACCAGGGCCGAGGTATGGCGGCGCTTGCCGTTCACCAGCACCAACACTTGGTCGGGGCCTAAGCCGCGCAGGGTAGCGGGGTCCACGAAGTCGGTGCCATCGGTTACGGTCTGGCGGCTGCTCTGGAAGGAAGGAGCAATGTAAGTCAGGATCTGAGTGACGTCGGTCTGGGCGTAGGCCTTGATTTCGCGGGCCGAAATAACGTCGACGGGCGAGGTAGTCAGGATATTAGACCGGCCCTCCGTGGCGCGCGAGCCAGTGACTACCACCTCATTCAGGGCCGTTTCGTTGTCCGTAAGGCGCACGTCCAGGCTGGTCCGACCGTTGAGGGGGAGTTGCTGGGTAGTGGAACCGATGGCGGAGAAAACCAGGGTGGCCGTGGGTGCTACCTCCAGGCGGTAGCGGCCGTCGGCGTCGGTGCTGGTGCCGTTGGTGGTGCCGCGCTCCAGCACCGTTACGCCCGGCTGGCCCTGCCCGGCAGCATTGGTTACGCGCCCCGATACGGACACGTTCTGGGCCGCAGCAGCCAAGCTGGTCAGCGACAATGCCGCAACCAACCCGATTCGGCTTGGGAAAAGAGAATTCATAAGAAACGGAAAAAGAAACATACGACCAGCCATCAGCGCCCATTCAGGGGCCGGGGCTGGTTCAACTCACGAAAGGGACAGGTTTTCCTTCATCAACACGGAGCCAGCACGCGCGTGAGGCAGCCAGTGAAACCAACGGCCTCTTTGCCGCATACGCAACCTGAGGGCCAGGGGCCGGTAGCGTTCAGCTCAAACAGGAAGCAACAGGAGGAATGAAAAACGGGCAGCTACTAGCCCAGGGGCCGCTCACACGCAGCCATGCACTTTACTTACAACAGCAACAGCAACCTGCGCCCCCGGCTGCCACCACAGCAGCGGACAAGCAAGACATATGCACTAAAACGCCAGTTGGATTCAACCGGCGGGCCTGCCAAGCAGAAGCGGCTGAGAAGTAATTTTTCACGCGGCAATGGTAAAAGACGCAGCCCGAATTACTCCTTTGGGCTGCAAGTGCGGTTACTACAAGCAGCCAGCGGTTTTTGTTTGCGCCTCCCCCTCTTATTTAGGTTACTACTTGCTTAATGAGTGAAGAACAGCGCAGCAGAACATCATGCGGAGTCGGAGGCGAAGCAGTTAGTGTGTTCTGTTGCTAGCGTGAGTCAGCCTGCTTAACCAGAGCCCATTACGCCTACCTATAGGCCTGCCACCACTGCCCAGGCAGTGGCCCGGCGGCTACTTCTACACGCTGTCCGGGAGGGGGTAGTAGGAGCTTCACGGCGGGGCCAGCGGCGGCTACGAGGCGGTCGGCGGGTTGGTGCCAGCTGTGAAAAGCCAGGTTGAACGTGGCCCAGTGCAGGGGCAGCAGGGCCCCGCCGCCCAAGGCCCGATGCGCTACCAGCGCCTCATCGGGGCCCATGTGAATATCGGCCCATTGGGCATCGGCAGCGCCAATTTCGAGCATTACCAAGTCGAAAGGTCCGTAGGCGGCACCTATTTCCCGGAAGCCCGATTCGTAGGGCCCGGAGTCGCCGCCGAAAAAGGCGCGGTGCGTGGGCCCGAGCAGGCACCAGGAGGCCCAGAGCGTATTGTCGCGGGTGAGGCGGCGGCCGGTAAAGTGCCGGGCGGGCGTGGCAACCAGCGTGTGGGTCTCTCCTACCTGAACTTCCTGCCACCAGTCTAGCTCGGTTATCTGGGCGGCGGGCACGCCCCAGCGGCGCAGGTGGGCGCCTACCCCCAGTGGGCAGTAGAAGTGCACTCCCGTTGGGGCCAGCGCCCGAATGGCGTCTTTGTCGAGGTGGTCGTAGTGGTCGTGGGAGAGAATAACGCCGTCTAGTTGGGGCAGTTTGGCAAGTGGTAGCGGCGGGGCGAAAAAGCGCTTGGGCCCCAGGGCTACCGGCGAGGCCCGCAGCCGCCACACTGGGTCAGTCAGAAACCGCTTACCATCAACTTCCAGTAGGGTGCTCGAATGCCCGAACCAGGTAACGCGGAGGGCGGTGGTGGGTACGGGCTCCTGCAAAACGGCCGCATCGGTGCGGAAGGGGCCCAGGGGCCGGCGGGGCTCCCGCTCTTCCTTGCCCAGCAACCAGCGGCGCAATAGGCGCCCGTAGTTCATGGCCATGCTGGTGGGCACGGTGTTCAGGTACTTTTTACCGGTAAAGCGGGAAGGTGTTTTCATAAAATCAGAGGCCCAATAGGCAAGCCTGTACCCGCTGACGAGGCCGCGCCGCTTTTACTTTATGGGGCCGCGAAAAGGGGTAGCTTCTGCCTGCTCCCTTCTCTGCCACCTACCCCGCGCCGGCTGCCCTTAGGGCAACAGCTGGCGCACCACTGGCCACGCTCGCAAAGCCCACTGTTGCATCTGCTTACCGGAGTAGTGCAGCCCGTCATTGGCAAACTGGGTTGGGTCGCCGCCTGCCGCCCGGGTCAGGTCGGTAATATCAACAAAGGCCACGCCAGCCTGGGTGCACTCCTGCCGGGCTACAGCGTTGTACTGGTCGATTTCGGAGGCAATCCGGGCGGGGTCTAGGCGGCGGGCGTAGGGCGACTGGCCCCAGTCTGGGATAGACAGCACCACCACCCGGCCTGGGCGGCCGCCGGCAAAGCGCGTGGCCGTTTGCAGCAATTCCCGAAACTCGGCGCGGTAGGTAGTCAGCGGCAGGCCCTGATACTGGTTGTTCACGCCAATAAGCAAGGAAACTAGCTCGTAGGTGCGCGTAGTATTGCTGGCCCGAATGGCCTGAAGCAGTTGGGCAGTGGTCCAGCCCGTTTGGGCAATGATGTCGGGGGGCTGAATCCCGGCCGTCTGGCCCTGGCGGGCGAGCTGAACGCTCCACCGGTCGGCCTCCCCTACCCCCTCGCCAATGGTGTAAGAGTCGCCGAGGGCCAGGTAGCTGATGGGGGCGCTGTTGGGGGCTGGCGCAGTAGGCACGGAAGGCCGCGGAGCCGGGTCCGAGGTGGGCTGAGTGCAGCTGAACCCCAGCAGCAGGAAGAGAAAAGGGAGAATCCGCATCAGGAAAGCAGGCAGATAGAAAACATGAGCCAGGATGTACGCCATTTCCAGTGCGGCAGATTGCCACCGGCGTTTGCCTACCCCCGGTTTGTCGGCTAACCTGAGGCCGCGCCTACCCCACCCCAAACACGAACGCCCGGCCATAAGACCGGGCGTTCAAAACAAGGTAATTTTCTGCTACCACACAGCTTTTAGGGCTTCTTCCAGCTGCGTGAAGGCGCTGAAACTGACTTTGCCCCGGTCATAGCGAAGCGTTGCTTGGGGCACGGCCCGGGCCAGGGCTTCCACCTGCCGAAAGGCGGTTTTGGCAGGGGCGTTTTCCAGGCCCAGGAACTGCGCCGGAAACGCAGTAGCATTGCCGCGTCCGGGCCCTTCCAACGTAAACAGACCCGTCAGTTTCCAGCCGCCTGCCACGCGCACAGCCCGCAGCTTCAGCTGTTCCTCCGGGCGCTGGGCGGGCACTACCACCTTGGTTGTCAGCAAGCCGCGGGAAGCGTCCAGACTGTCGATGATAAACCCGCGGGAGGCTACATGCTGCCGTAACCGCGTCAGTACGGAGTCAGGCGGAGCAGAAGTGTAGGCCAAAATGATATTGGCCCGGCTAAACGGCGCGCCGTTCGGCTTCGGAGCCTGCTGCTGAGCCACGGCCGCACCAGCTGAGCCCAGCAGCAGACCTACCCCAAGAAGTATCTTGCCTGCCTGCACTACCCAATGGCCTGGTGCAGGTCTTCCAGCAGATCCTCGGCATCCTCAATGCCCACGCTCAAACGAATCAGCGAGTCAGAGAGGCCAGCCTTGCGGCGCTCCTCGGCGGGAATGCTGGCGTGGGTCATGGTGGCGGGGTGGCCCGAAAGGCTTTCCACGCCGCCCAGGCTTTCGGCCAGGGAAAAGAGCTGGAATTTTTCGAGGACTGCAATGGCATCTTCTTTCCGGTCGCCCTGAAGCACGAAGGAAATCATGCCCCCGAAGTCGCGCATCTGCCGGGCGGCCACGGCGTGGTTCGGATGATCCTCGAAGCCCGGCCAGTATACCTTCTCCACTTTGGGGTGGACCTTGAGAAACTCGGCTACTTTGCGGCCATTCTCACAGTGGCGCTGCATGCGCACGTGCAGGGTTTTGAGGCCGCGCAGCACCAGGAAGCAGTCCTGGGGGCCGGGCGTGCCGCCGCAGGCGTTCTGGTAGAAGCTCAGGCGCTCATGCAGCTCATCATTGTTTACAATCACGGCACCCATCACCGTATCGGAGTGGCCGGCCATGTACTTGGTCAGCGAGTACATCACCATATCGGCGCCCAGTTCCAGCGGAGTTTGCAGGTAGGGCGTCGAGAAGGTGTTATCCACCACGAGCAGGGCACCGGCCTTTTTGGCGACGGCCGAAGCGGCGGCAATGTCAATGACGTTGAGCAGGGGGTTGGTAGGCGTTTCCACCCAAATTAGCTTGGTGCGCTCCGTCACGGCGGCTTCCACGGCCGTCATATCGTGCATGGGCACGAAGTGGAACTTGATGCCGTAGTTCTGGTATACCTTAGTAAAGAGACGGTAGGAACCACCGTACAGATCATTAGTGCTGATGACCTCGTCGCCGGGTTGCAGCAGCTTCACGATGCAGTCGATGGCGGCCATGCCGGTAGCGAAAGCCAGGCCGTGCTTGCCGTTGTCGAGGGCCGCCAGCGCATCCTGGAGCTGGGAGCGGGTAGGGTTATGGGTGCGCGAGTACTCGAAACCCTTGTGGTCGCCGGGGGAGCGTTGCACGTAGGTCGAGGTCTGATAAATTGGGGTCATGATGGCCCCGGTGGTGGGGTCTGGGTACACACCCGCGTGGATGGCTTTGGTTCCAAATTTCATAGGACGTAGCGTCAGAAGAGGGGTAGGTGATGGGAGCGGCAAAGGTAAAAAAACAGGCCTCTTTCCCACGTGGCCCCTACAACAGCTAACACGATTAAGTCGCTCGCTTTTCGCCAATTTATTTTCGTGTAGGCAGTGAGAAGCGCGCGGGTTAGCTGGGTATATTCCTATCTTGTCAGCAAAATCTATGTCACCTTTTTCTATTTATACGCTTGAAAAAACTTCTACTTCTTCTGGCTCTGGCCGGGGTACCGGCTGCTAGCTTTGCGGCTACCCCTACCCCCACCTCTACCGACTCAGCCGCCCGCTACCAGGCCAAGGTTGATTCCTTGCAGGCCACGCTCCATTACCAGACGGGGCGCATCACACTACCCGAGAGCGTAGGCGAAATCACGCTGCCCGCTGGCTTCCGCTACCTCGATGCCGCGCAAAGCACGCAGGTGCTCACCAAGTTCTGGGGCAACCCCAACGGCGAGTCCTTGGGCATGATCTTTCCCGACAGCAAAGGCCCCCTGGATGCCGGCAGCTGGGCTTTCGTAGTCGAATACGAGAAGATGGGCTACGTGAAAGACGATGACGCCCAGGACATTGATTACGATGATCTGCTCAAGGACATGCAGGCTGACACCGAAGAAGCCAA of Hymenobacter sublimis contains these proteins:
- a CDS encoding TonB-dependent receptor; the encoded protein is MNSLFPSRIGLVAALSLTSLAAAAQNVSVSGRVTNAAGQGQPGVTVLERGTTNGTSTDADGRYRLEVAPTATLVFSAIGSTTQQLPLNGRTSLDVRLTDNETALNEVVVTGSRATEGRSNILTTSPVDVISAREIKAYAQTDVTQILTYIAPSFQSSRQTVTDGTDFVDPATLRGLGPDQVLVLVNGKRRHTSALVNINGTPGRGSVGTDMNVIPPAAIKRIEVLREGAAAQYGSDAIAGVINIQLKDDTTGVFASSTVGQTVEGDGELVQADANAGFGLGRRGFVNVSGQFSNRSFVDRSRPDTAPLIYLGSGGNYPSGLTDQQKRELKAQDDALVAERGFNRRNIRVGSSDVRTYGGFLNAAYTLAPSLGLEAYVTGGLTRRTGRAGALYRLPNQATQSDLTIYPNGYLPFINSTVDDASLITGVRGTVLGFAADLSNTYGRNSLRYDVTNTLNASLPQGTSPTAFYAGTLTFQQNTVNLGFSRKFTSVPALSTLNVAFGGEFRTDIFEIEAGEEGSYLAGTRTVNGARAAFGAQGFPGYKPQDATNRTRTNVAGYLDLESDITEKLLVSVAGRAERYSDFGNNVSGKLAARYSLLPDLAVRGNLGNGFRAPSLQQRYFTNSSTQFTSGELREVLTTNNDDPLTRAFGIGSLKQEKSKNYSLGLTARVLRTITLTVDAYQIDIDDRIVLSSQFNRGNAAVNTILGTLPVQGIQFFANAVNTRTRGLDVVANERLQLGADSRLTLTAAANFNETTVRSFNSSSFIDANPSLQNTLFDRAQRARLENGQPRSKINLSADYGYRIFSVNLRTVRFGEIQTKDANPDRSYIDQTFSAKWVTDLVLSAQVHKYVGVSIGANNLFNVYPDRLYQDPNNNEQSLTYSTLDATNRGRFPYSSNQFGYSGAFYFGRLNVSF
- a CDS encoding MBL fold metallo-hydrolase, with amino-acid sequence MKTPSRFTGKKYLNTVPTSMAMNYGRLLRRWLLGKEEREPRRPLGPFRTDAAVLQEPVPTTALRVTWFGHSSTLLEVDGKRFLTDPVWRLRASPVALGPKRFFAPPLPLAKLPQLDGVILSHDHYDHLDKDAIRALAPTGVHFYCPLGVGAHLRRWGVPAAQITELDWWQEVQVGETHTLVATPARHFTGRRLTRDNTLWASWCLLGPTHRAFFGGDSGPYESGFREIGAAYGPFDLVMLEIGAADAQWADIHMGPDEALVAHRALGGGALLPLHWATFNLAFHSWHQPADRLVAAAGPAVKLLLPPPGQRVEVAAGPLPGQWWQAYR
- a CDS encoding SGNH/GDSL hydrolase family protein, translated to MRILPFLFLLLGFSCTQPTSDPAPRPSVPTAPAPNSAPISYLALGDSYTIGEGVGEADRWSVQLARQGQTAGIQPPDIIAQTGWTTAQLLQAIRASNTTRTYELVSLLIGVNNQYQGLPLTTYRAEFRELLQTATRFAGGRPGRVVVLSIPDWGQSPYARRLDPARIASEIDQYNAVARQECTQAGVAFVDITDLTRAAGGDPTQFANDGLHYSGKQMQQWALRAWPVVRQLLP
- a CDS encoding cystathionine gamma-synthase; this translates as MKFGTKAIHAGVYPDPTTGAIMTPIYQTSTYVQRSPGDHKGFEYSRTHNPTRSQLQDALAALDNGKHGLAFATGMAAIDCIVKLLQPGDEVISTNDLYGGSYRLFTKVYQNYGIKFHFVPMHDMTAVEAAVTERTKLIWVETPTNPLLNVIDIAAASAVAKKAGALLVVDNTFSTPYLQTPLELGADMVMYSLTKYMAGHSDTVMGAVIVNNDELHERLSFYQNACGGTPGPQDCFLVLRGLKTLHVRMQRHCENGRKVAEFLKVHPKVEKVYWPGFEDHPNHAVAARQMRDFGGMISFVLQGDRKEDAIAVLEKFQLFSLAESLGGVESLSGHPATMTHASIPAEERRKAGLSDSLIRLSVGIEDAEDLLEDLHQAIG